A single window of Culicoides brevitarsis isolate CSIRO-B50_1 chromosome 3, AGI_CSIRO_Cbre_v1, whole genome shotgun sequence DNA harbors:
- the LOC134833107 gene encoding rh5-interacting protein-like: protein MFPNLILAILIGLAVGVDSVLWPCRFQEDCSSVVANAKCSEYFYCYCPAGYVFSTDVTQCLKESGFGVACTESVQCSHMLSGATCENGKCGCAEGYTYARGKCRKLAHLHSACSETIDCEFSGDRESVVCKERTCECAEGFYKRSNNVCRRLSTKPCEPCLVQSDCQSKELSLVCEKQKCVINGTSTCDNSPSSGISSSKTNLRDIGTQISLNSFKDDNPSDDINYKPLRTVSTLTSDSNNKNSLSSYESSMRDESTQFGDPCTSEGEPCPGLTHSICRKALCHCQYGYYEKDSQCMPELGEEAQDESFCPFKGRFENKRCLCPYNTFYGPNMRMCVKPTTGFEGSCVYNEQCSVYGAAFCSKITPKTCQCHAYATYNKEKELCEMKEGVGEYCEIDSMCSVPNTRCNEQKSCVCKDNYLENDGKCMPAIGAECKESEDCVQENSECVKVTNEKRSTRFSMDEKKYCTCKKQFVHADGQCLKKATKYEDDCKTDDQCTPLLGEMGKCINRTCKCDIIHHHKDDRCYEKTPLDAPCERSSQCFVTSEPDTVECRNSQCKCKVNTTTDLEAQACIKPKPTKNSSNRPSPLKVITLTLFASAMLLTGSALKEAYYP, encoded by the exons atgtttccaaatttaattttggcgATATTAATTGGTCTCGCAGTCg GAGTTGATAGCGTCTTGTGGCCGTGCAGATTCCAAGAGGATTGCAGTAGTGTTGTGGCAAATGCAAAGTGTAGTGAATACTTTTATTGTTACTGTCCAGCTGGATACGTTTTTTCAACAGACGTTACTCAATGCCTTAAAGAGTCTGGCTTTGGTGTAGCCTGCACGGAGAGTGTTCAGTGTTCTCATATG CTTTCCGGTGCCACATGTGAAAATGGAAAATGCGGCTGTGCCGAAGGATATACTTACGCCCGAGGCAAATGCCGAAAATTAGCGCACTTACATTCAGCTTGTAGTGAA ACGATCGACTGTGAATTTAGTGGGGATCGCGAAAGTGTAGTGTGCAAAGAGAGGACTTGTGAATGTGCAGAAGGATTTTACAAACGGTCAAACAATGTGTGTCGTCGACTGTCTACAA agcCGTGCGAACCATGTTTGGTTCAAAGTGACTGTCAAAGTAAAGAATTGTCGTTAGTGTGTGAAAAGCAAAAGTGTGTAATCAATGGCACGTCTACTTGTGACAATAGCCCGTCATCCGGCATTTCAAGTAGCAAAACCAACTTGAGAGATATCGGAACGCAAATTAGTTTAAATAGCTTTAAAGATGACAATCCCAGTGACGATATTAATTATAAGCCTTTACGTACAGTTAGTACATTAACAAGTGATAGCAATAACAAAAACTCCTTGTCTAGTTATGAGTCATCAATGCGCGACGAGAGCACGCAAT ttggtGACCCTTGCACAAGCGAAGGAGAACCTTGTCCTGGTCTTACCCATTCAATATGTCGCAAAGCACTTTGTCATTGTCAATATGGTTATTATGAAAAAGATAGCCAATGTATGCCAGAACTGGGTGAGGAAGCACAAGACGAAAGTTTTTGTCCATTTAAAGGACGTTTTGAAAATAAGCGTTGTCTTTGTCCTTATAACACATTTTACGGTCCTAATATGCGTATGTGTGTCAAAC cAACAACCGGGTTCGAAGGATCATGTGTGTATAATGAACAATGTTCCGTTTATGGAGCTGCTTTTTGCTCTAAAATTACGCCAAAAACTTGTCAGTGTCATGCGTATGCGACTTACAACAAGGAAAAAGAGTTGTGCGAGATGAAAGAAGGCGTTGGAGAGTACTGTGAAATTGATAGCATGTGCTCAGTGCCCAATACAAGGTGTAATGAACAGAAATCTTGTGTTTGCAAAGACAATTATTTGGAAAATGACGGAAAGTGCATGCCCGCAATCGGAGCAGAATGCAAGGAGTCTGAGGATTGTGTACAAGAAAATTCAGAATGTGTAAAAgtaacaaatgaaaaaagaagtaCGAGATTTTCGatggatgaaaaaaagtattgtaCATGCAAGAAACAGTTCGTTCATGCAGATGGacaatgtttgaaaaaag ctACAAAATACGAAGATGATTGCAAGACAGATGACCAATGCACACCATTGTTGGGTGAAATGGGAAAGTGCATAAACAGGACATGTAAATGTGATATTATACATCATCATAAGGATGACAGATGTTATGAAAAGACTCCCTTAGATGCTCCCTGCGAGCGATCTAGTCAATGCTTTGTTACTTCAGAGCCCGATACTGTCGAGTGCAGAAACAGTCAATGTAAATGCAAAGTTAATACAACAACAGACTTGGAAGCTCAAGCATGCATTAAACCTAAACCAACCAAaa ATTCTTCCAACCGCCCTAGCCCACTAAAAGTTATAACTTTAACATTGTTCGCATCTGCTATGTTACTAACAGGCTCGGCGCTAAAAGAAGCATACTACCCGTag
- the LOC134835291 gene encoding tubulin alpha-3 chain-like, giving the protein MAKNREVIQIHIGQSGNQIGYSCWQLYCLEHGIYPDGTLYQIDSCGEDMNAFFNVNKTGNVTPRVLFIDLEASVIDEIRLGSYRKLFSTNSMVLGQEDASSNFAKGKMTRGMDCIDCMMDRIKIMAENCNSLQGFLLFRSLGGGTGSGFGSLILEKLKEDYEKVPRLEFDVFPSPKISPVIVEPYNGTLGVYSGMDTVNCSTLLDNEALYDICGKKLGLTNINYFNLNRIIAQAVSCITSSLRFSGDMNVDLAEFQTNLVPFQRIHFPTVSYAPLLPRLTGSNYDNLSTMQITNQAFDFRNHLVKCDPKIGKYMSCCMLYRGDICGMEINKTIQEIKESRKDMFVDWSPTSFKIGINSQPPMCVPGGDLAHSNKAVCMLSNNTAIQGVWLRLLQKFDLLFSKKAFLHHFLAEGLETSYFEEARESVATLIEDYREFDREHGATSDSLLLQKDPRTQKVKPTKGKT; this is encoded by the exons atggcaaaaaat CGAGAAGTGATCCAAATCCATATCGGCCAGTCTGGCAATCAAATTGGCTATTCCTGTTGGCAGCTCTACTGTTTAGAGCATGGTATATATCCGGATGGCACGTTGTACCAAATTGATTCCTGCGGAGAAGACATGAATGCCTTTTTCAACGTAAACAAAACTGGTAATGTAACACCACGAGTGCTCTTTATCGATCTTGAAGCAAGTGTAATTg atgagATACGGCTTGGTAGCTACCGAAAACTATTCTCCACAAATAGCATGGTGTTGGGACAAGAAGATGCCTCAAGCAACTTTGCCAAAGGAAAAATGACACGCGGGATGGATTGTATCGATTGCATGATGGACCGCATAAAAATAATGGCAGAAAATTGCAATTCTTTACAgggatttttgttgttcaggTCACTGGGTGGCGGTACCGGGTCGGGATTTGGAAGTTTAATcctggaaaaattaaaagaagattATGAAAAAGTTCCAAGACTTGAATTTGATGTGTTTCCGTCTCCAAA AATTTCACCCGTCATTGTGGAGCCCTATAATGGAACCTTAGGTGTGTATAGCGGAATGGACACAGTGAACTGTTCGACTTTGTTGGATAATGAAGCATTATATGATATTTGTGGCAAGAAACTAGGTCTCACAAACATCAATTATTTCAATCTGAATCGTATTATTGCgcaa GCAGTGTCATGTATCACATCATCTCTTCGATTCTCTGGTGACATGAATGTTGATCTTGCAGAGTTTCAAACCAATTTAGTGCCTTTTCAACGTATTCATTTTCCCACTGTTTCGTATGCTCCTCTTTTACCACGTCTCACTGGATCGAATTATGACAATCTTTCAACCATGCAAATCACCAATCAAGCATTTGATTTCCGTAATCATCTTGTGAAGTGTGATCCTAAGATTGGAAAATATATGAGTTGTTGCATGTTGTATCGCGGTGATATTTGTGGCATGGAAATCAACAAAACCATACAAGAAATCAAGGAATCCCGTAAAGATATGTTTGTAGACTGGAGTCCAACTAGTTTCAAAATTGGCATAAACAGTCAACCGCCAATGTGTGTGCCAGGAGGAGATTTGGCACATTCCAATAAAGCAGTATGTATGTTGTCAAATAACACGGCCATTCAAGGAGTATGGCTACGATTGctacaaaaatttgacttgCTCTTCTCAAAAAAAGCGTTTTTACATCACTTCTTAGCGGAAG GATTAGAAACTTCATATTTTGAAGAAGCGCGTGAAAGTGTTGCAACTCTCATTGAAGACTATAGAGAATTCGACAGGGAGCACGGTGCAACTTCGGATTCTCTTTTGCTACAAAAAGATCCCCGCACACAAAAAGTGAAACCAACAAagggaaaaacttaa